A window of Halopseudomonas sabulinigri genomic DNA:
TAAGCCTGGCGACCACCCATAAAAAAACCCTCCCGACTCAGTCGCGGAGGGTTTTTTTCAGCAGCCGTTGCTATCAGTCACCGTAGACCGGCAGCCGGGCGCAGATCTGCTTGACCTGCTCACGCACTCGATCAATCACAGACTCGTCGCCCATGTTGTCGAGAATATCGCAAATCCAGCCAGCCAGAGCCTGACAGTCCGCCTCAACAAAGCCACGCGTGGTCACCGCTGGGGTACCGATACGCAGACCCGAGGTCACGAAGGGCGAGCGCGGATCGTTCGGGACGGCATTCTTGTTTACGGTGATGAAGGCACGCCCCAGGGCAGCGTCTGCGTCTTTGCCGGTGATGTCCTGCTTGATCAGCGACAGCAGAAACAGGTGGTTCTCGGTGCCGCCGGACACGACATCGAAGCCGCGCTCGATAAACACGGCTGCCATCGCCTTGGCGTTCTTGACCACCTGCTGCTGGTAGCTCTTGAACTCGGGGCTCATGGCTTCCTTGAAGCAGATTGCCTTGGCAGCAATCACGTGCATCAGCGGGCCGCCCTGACCACCGGGGAATACCGCAGAGTTCAGTTTCTTCTCCAGTGCCTCGTTGGCGCGGGCCAGAATCAGGCCGCCGCGCGGACCGCGCAGGGTCTTGTGCGTGGTAGTGGTAACCACATCGGCAAAGGGCACCGGGTTCGGGTAAACGCCCGCCGCAACCAGACCAGCTACGTGAGCCATATCGACGAACAGGTAAGCATCTACCTTGTCGGCGATCGCACGGAAGCGGGCGAAATCCAGCACCTGGGAGTAGGCCGAGAAACCGGCAATGATCATCTTCGGCTTGTGTTCCAGCGCCAGCGCTTCAACTTCGTCGTAGTCGATCAGACCGGTGTCGGTGTTGATGCCGTACTGCACGGCATTGTAGTGCTTGCCGGAAAAGTTGACCGTCGCACCGTGGGTCAGGTGACCGCCATGCGCCAGACTCATGCCCAGCACGGTATCGCCAGGGGTCAGCAGCGCTTGAAACACCGCACTATTGGCCTGTGAACCCGCATGCGGCTGCACGTTGGCATAATCGGCACCGAACAACGCCTTGGCGCGATCAATGGCCAGCTGTTCCGCCACGTCAACATACTCGCAACCGCCATAATAGCGTTTGCCCGGGTAGCCCTCGGCATACTTGTTGGTCAGAACCGAGCCCTGCGCCTGCATGACCGCCGGGCTGGTGTAGTTTTCCGAGGCAATCAGTTCAATGTGCTCTTCCTGACGCACTTCTTCCTGCTGCATGGCTGCCCAAAGGTCGGCATCGTATGTGGCTATATCGTTGGAACGGCTAAACATGTAACGGCCCCCTGCTAGGTCGTTCAGAAACAAAAGAGGCGCGCATTTTAACGCAAGCGACGCCAACTGGCACTTGAAAAGCATTCAGGCGTGAGCAAAAAACGCTCATTCAATCGCCCGCAGCCAGCGCTGCTCGAATGCGCCAGCCTCTACCGGCCGCCCCAGGTGAAAGCCCTGCACCTCATCACAACCAAAACTGCCAACCAGGCAATACTGCTCCTCGGTTTCGATCCCCTCGGCGATCACCCGCAGTTGCAGACTGCGGCCCATGGCCACAATGGCTTCGGCCAGACGAGCATCGCGGGTCTCCGGCTGCATGGCATGAATGAACCCGCGATCAATCTTCAACGTATCAATCGGGAAGTCCTTCAGGTAATTGAGCGCCGAATAACCGGTGCCGAAGTCGTCAATGGCAATATGTACGCCCTTGTCTTTCAACCGGTTCAGGGTGCTCATGGTCTGTTCCAGGTTACGTAACAGAATACTTTCGGTCAGCTCCAGCTCCAGTACCTGCGGCGGCAGCCCGTAACGCTCCAGAGTGCCGGAGATCTGCTCGACCAACTGGCCGTCATCGAACTGCATGGCCGACAGGTTAACCGCCAATCGGGGCATGGTGTAGCCGCTCATGCGCCACTGCGCGAGCTGTTTGCAGGCTTGGTCCAATACCCATTCGCCGAGCACCCGAATCAGTCCCAGCTCCTCGGCAATGGGAATGAAGTCAGCCGGTGAAACCGCGCCACGTTCAGGGTCATTCCAGCGCAGCAGCACCTCTGCGCCGGTCAGGCGACCATTGCCACAGCTGAATTGCGGTTGATAGACCAGATGAAAAGCCCGTTCATTCACCGCGTGGCGCAGGTCATTTTCCAACCCCAGGCGCTCCAGCGCACGGGCGTTCATTTCGCTCTGATAGAACTGGAAGGTGTCCTTGCCCATTGCCTTGGCGTGATACATGGCGGTATCGGCGTTCTTCAGCAGCATACTGCTCTCTGCACCATCCAGCGGTGACAACGCGATACCGATACTGGCACTGACAAAGAACTCCCGCTCCTGCAGCACGAACGCTGGCCCCAGCGCCAGCAAGACCTTTTCCGCGACATGCATGCAAGCCGATAGCGCGGCGTCGTGATCGCTGAGCCCGGCAAGCAAAATGGTAAATTCGTCGCCCCCCATACGCGCCACTGTGTCGCTCTCGCGCACGCAGCGACGCAGGCGCCGCGCGACATCCTTCAGCACGGTATCGCCGGCGGCGTGGCCGAGGCTGTCGTTGATCGGCTTGAAGCGATCCAGATCGAGGAACAGCACGGCAACCCACTCCGAACGCCGTGCAGCCAGCTGCAACGCCGCTTGCAGGCGGTCCTGAAACAGCGTGCGGTTGGGCAGCCCCGTTAGCACATCGTAATAGGCCAGACTCTGGATGCGCGCCTCGGAGGCTTTGCGTTCACTGATATCGACAAAAAAGCAGACGTAGCTGACCAGGTCACCGTCGCCGTCTTGCACCGCAGTAATCCCGGCCCAGCTGGGGAAGGCCTCGCCGTCCTTGCGCTGTTGCCAGATTTCACCTTCCCAGCGTCCTTGCTGCTCAAGGGCCATCATCACTTCGCGGTAAAAGGCTTCTTCGTGCAGGCGGGCGGTCAGCACCACTGGCAGCTGGTCAATGATCTCGTCGCTGCGATAACCGGTGATGCGGGTGAAGTTCTCGTTCACCTGCACAATGTAACCTGCCGGGTCGGTTACCAGCACCGCCCCGGTGGTGTTCTCGAACACGGTGGCCGCCATGCGCAGACGATTTTCGGTGCGCCGCTGCTCGGTAATATCACGCGCTACGCCCAGCAGCCCGAGAAAACGACCCTGCTCATTCCACATCAGCGAGACGCGCGTTTCCAGCGGGCATTTGCGACCGTCAGCCTTGATGGCGTCGGACACGATCTGTCTGTGAAAGCCGCGTTTGCGCAGTGCCCTGGCTTTTTCAGCGTTGTAAACCTGGGGTCTCAGCTCCCGCGCGATATCACGCATGAACTCGACGTAACGATCACCCACGATGATCTCATCCGAACCATGCTGCAGCAGATAGTCCGCACTGTAGCCCAGCACATGCTGCGCCGAGGGGCTGATGAAATCGGTATGAAACTCGCTATCGGTTGACCAGATGATGTCGCTGATATTTTCGGCCATCAGCCGATAGCGAGCTTCAGAACGCTGAATATGCTGCCGCTCCAGCGTTTGCGCGTGGGCGTCACGCACAAAACCGATAACCATTTCGACACTGCCATCGGCGGCGCGCCGGAATACCCGCGAGCGGATACTGAACCAGCGCCACCCGTTGTCCTTGTGGCGCCAGCGCACGCGCCATTCCAGTACGCGATTATCGGACAGGATCAGCTGCAGGCGACGGTTTACCTCCATGTACTCCAGGTCATCAGGATGCAGCAGCCGGTTGCGATAACTGTCGCCCATGGCTTCCTCTTCCTCTGCGCTGTAGCCCAGCAGAGTGGCGAGCGAGCGGTTACTGAAGAAGAACTGATCGGCGCCCATCTTGTGAATGTCGCGGATATACACCAGATCGGGCACAGAGCGCACGACCGAGGCCCAGAACTGCTCGCGTTCACGCATTGCCAGTTCCATACGCCGCCGCTCGGTCAGGTCGGTAATACTCAGAGTGACCGAATGCAACTCATCAATATCGCGCGGCAGACGCATGACCATCCACAGGTAGCGCAATTCGCCGTCAGCCCCCTGCACCGGCGTTTCCAGCTCAACCCGCGCGTCCCCATTGACCAGCGCCAGAATCAGCCGATACCGCGCGCCGCCCACCCGTACCTGTTGTTCACCGCGCAAAAGGATAGTGAGTCGCTCCAGGGACGCTACCTGCAGCAAGTCCAGGGTTACCTGATTGGCCTCCAGCAAATTGATAGTCGCCAGCAGTTCGCCATGGCGCTGCGGGTTGTCAGCCAGCCACTGATCCAGCGCTGCCTTGTCGTGCAGGCCGTTGCGCATGATGAAGGACTTGAGGTCGGATAGATCCGCCAGGCACAGCGCCATATCAACACCGCGAAACACATCCAGATAACGCCGTTCGCTGTCTTGCATATGCCGAAAAGACTGCGCTGTACGCGCCCGCAGTTGCTGGTTGGACCGGGTTTGCCGCAGCAACAGCCACAACACCACAAGCAGCACCAACAGTGAGCCGAATAACAGCAACATGCGTTTCAGCAACAAGGGGCCCAGTTGGCGGTGATAGTAATCGGCATCAACCAGACCGCGTACCTGCCACAAGGTACCCTGAACCGGCGCGCTGACGACCACCCGTTCGCGCTCCTGCGCCGACATAGGCGCGTTGCCGGAGTACACCAGTCGCCCTTCGAGTTGACGCGCCAGCACCCGGCTGCGCCCGGCGTCCTCCAACAGCCAGACGTAACCCTGCGCGCCGCGAGACGACACCAGCGATGCCAGTGCGCGACCATCCAGAGTCAGCACCCAGTAACGCCCGGCGCGTTCGCTGGCCAAGGTCCAAAACAGTTGATTTTGCTCAAGATCGGAATCCAGCCCGAAGGACTCGCCGCCCAGAGCCAGGCGTCGCGCGGTTTGCTGCCAGGCGGCCGGGGGCTGTGCGCCTGGGCGATCCAGGCTCATCTCCCGCACATTAAGCACGCCTGGCAACAGATCCTGCACTACCTGCAACGATCCGGCGCCCGGTTCGGGTGATTGGTAATCGAGTACGCGCCGCAGCGCGGTAGAGGTCACGGCCAGATTGAGCGCCATCTGATCAGCGGTCAGCCAAATGCTTTCTTCTACCTGAATCTGATGCTGCCGCTTGAGCGCCAGATAATCATTCCAGGACTGCCAGCCAAGGAGCGCCAATACCAGCACGCCGGCAGCAGCGATAAGAAAGTAGCCCACGCGCACCGACTGGGATTGGGCAGAGGAGCCGACAGCGCCGTCTTCGGCGGGCCATTGCGATTCACTGTTATTATTATTCAATATGATCACTTGTCTTGAAATCAGGATATAGAGCGGCTTATCACCTCAATTCCCTTGAACCTTGCTGGCGGAACTCCCCAATTCGCCGTCAGCCCTGGCCATCATCGGCCGGTGTTTGCCCTTGAAGCCCAGTTGGGCTAGCCTTGCCTGCAATTTCGCCGCCGCAGCCAGGCCGCTGCATGACGAAGCGTTTTCTACCCCCCATTCAACAGGTTCTGCCCCCATGGCTCAATATGTTTATAGCATGCATCGGGTTGGGAAAGTCGTCCCCCCGAAGCGTCAGATTCTGAAAGATATCTCCCTGTCCTTTTTCCCTGGCGCCAAGATCGGCGTATTGGGCCTCAACGGCGCGGGTAAATCCACCCTGCTGCGCATCATGGCCGGGGTCGACACCGAGATTGAAGGCGAAGCCCGCCCAATGCCTGGCATCAAGGTAGGTTATCTGCCGCAGGAACCACAACTTGATCCTGCCAAGACAGTTCGCGATATCGTTGAAGAGGCGGTAGGTGAGATCAAGGCTGCCCAGGCACGCCTTGATGAAGTCTACGCCGCCTACGCCGAGCCCGATGCCGACTTCGACGCACTGGCCGCCGAGCAGGGTAAGCTGGAAGC
This region includes:
- the glyA gene encoding serine hydroxymethyltransferase — its product is MFSRSNDIATYDADLWAAMQQEEVRQEEHIELIASENYTSPAVMQAQGSVLTNKYAEGYPGKRYYGGCEYVDVAEQLAIDRAKALFGADYANVQPHAGSQANSAVFQALLTPGDTVLGMSLAHGGHLTHGATVNFSGKHYNAVQYGINTDTGLIDYDEVEALALEHKPKMIIAGFSAYSQVLDFARFRAIADKVDAYLFVDMAHVAGLVAAGVYPNPVPFADVVTTTTHKTLRGPRGGLILARANEALEKKLNSAVFPGGQGGPLMHVIAAKAICFKEAMSPEFKSYQQQVVKNAKAMAAVFIERGFDVVSGGTENHLFLLSLIKQDITGKDADAALGRAFITVNKNAVPNDPRSPFVTSGLRIGTPAVTTRGFVEADCQALAGWICDILDNMGDESVIDRVREQVKQICARLPVYGD
- a CDS encoding sensor domain-containing protein produces the protein MNNNNSESQWPAEDGAVGSSAQSQSVRVGYFLIAAAGVLVLALLGWQSWNDYLALKRQHQIQVEESIWLTADQMALNLAVTSTALRRVLDYQSPEPGAGSLQVVQDLLPGVLNVREMSLDRPGAQPPAAWQQTARRLALGGESFGLDSDLEQNQLFWTLASERAGRYWVLTLDGRALASLVSSRGAQGYVWLLEDAGRSRVLARQLEGRLVYSGNAPMSAQERERVVVSAPVQGTLWQVRGLVDADYYHRQLGPLLLKRMLLLFGSLLVLLVVLWLLLRQTRSNQQLRARTAQSFRHMQDSERRYLDVFRGVDMALCLADLSDLKSFIMRNGLHDKAALDQWLADNPQRHGELLATINLLEANQVTLDLLQVASLERLTILLRGEQQVRVGGARYRLILALVNGDARVELETPVQGADGELRYLWMVMRLPRDIDELHSVTLSITDLTERRRMELAMREREQFWASVVRSVPDLVYIRDIHKMGADQFFFSNRSLATLLGYSAEEEEAMGDSYRNRLLHPDDLEYMEVNRRLQLILSDNRVLEWRVRWRHKDNGWRWFSIRSRVFRRAADGSVEMVIGFVRDAHAQTLERQHIQRSEARYRLMAENISDIIWSTDSEFHTDFISPSAQHVLGYSADYLLQHGSDEIIVGDRYVEFMRDIARELRPQVYNAEKARALRKRGFHRQIVSDAIKADGRKCPLETRVSLMWNEQGRFLGLLGVARDITEQRRTENRLRMAATVFENTTGAVLVTDPAGYIVQVNENFTRITGYRSDEIIDQLPVVLTARLHEEAFYREVMMALEQQGRWEGEIWQQRKDGEAFPSWAGITAVQDGDGDLVSYVCFFVDISERKASEARIQSLAYYDVLTGLPNRTLFQDRLQAALQLAARRSEWVAVLFLDLDRFKPINDSLGHAAGDTVLKDVARRLRRCVRESDTVARMGGDEFTILLAGLSDHDAALSACMHVAEKVLLALGPAFVLQEREFFVSASIGIALSPLDGAESSMLLKNADTAMYHAKAMGKDTFQFYQSEMNARALERLGLENDLRHAVNERAFHLVYQPQFSCGNGRLTGAEVLLRWNDPERGAVSPADFIPIAEELGLIRVLGEWVLDQACKQLAQWRMSGYTMPRLAVNLSAMQFDDGQLVEQISGTLERYGLPPQVLELELTESILLRNLEQTMSTLNRLKDKGVHIAIDDFGTGYSALNYLKDFPIDTLKIDRGFIHAMQPETRDARLAEAIVAMGRSLQLRVIAEGIETEEQYCLVGSFGCDEVQGFHLGRPVEAGAFEQRWLRAIE